One Aneurinibacillus migulanus genomic region harbors:
- a CDS encoding alpha/beta hydrolase: MDAAPNVDKMTEIFLSTPIYQVVTHSPQKDFAIQMLRHHFQRMLKWPPFKTIWPQPPAIDRLQELNSKTLFIIAQNDSADHYLIADHFRKVPKVKFIEIADADHIMVTLTHPEELYREINAFMEE, from the coding sequence ATGGATGCTGCTCCTAATGTAGATAAGATGACTGAGATTTTTCTTAGTACTCCAATCTATCAAGTCGTGACCCATAGTCCACAGAAGGATTTCGCAATCCAAATGCTTCGACACCATTTCCAACGAATGTTAAAGTGGCCTCCATTCAAAACGATATGGCCGCAGCCGCCTGCTATTGACCGATTACAAGAACTGAATTCCAAAACATTATTTATTATTGCTCAAAATGACTCAGCCGATCATTATCTTATTGCAGATCACTTTAGAAAAGTTCCGAAAGTCAAATTTATAGAAATAGCAGATGCCGATCATATTATGGTGACACTGACCCACCCTGAAGAATTATATCGAGAAATTAATGCTTTTATGGAGGAATGA
- a CDS encoding TetR/AcrR family transcriptional regulator has protein sequence MPRTPEENDRIRQLSKEKIRTAAMELFIKKGYYATSINDVAIQAGISKGLLYNYYKGKEELLSEMVDARIREVVEVMEGTSVFEKPIEQLRHIVEGAIDNVSQRPEVFRFYLHLQTQPEADVELIKYSKLLIEENARQFELQCKIFEKLGVKEPRKRSLYFSSALQGIMLMISTYPNQFPVEEVKAQMIREFCNSSTA, from the coding sequence ATGCCGCGAACACCCGAAGAGAATGATCGTATTCGCCAACTCTCCAAAGAAAAAATTCGTACTGCTGCAATGGAGTTATTTATTAAAAAAGGATACTATGCTACTTCTATTAATGATGTAGCTATACAAGCTGGTATTTCTAAAGGCTTGCTATACAATTATTACAAAGGAAAAGAAGAACTGCTTTCTGAAATGGTCGATGCCAGAATCAGGGAAGTGGTTGAAGTAATGGAAGGTACAAGTGTTTTTGAGAAACCTATTGAGCAACTTAGACATATAGTAGAAGGTGCGATCGATAACGTCTCTCAAAGACCGGAAGTATTTCGGTTCTATCTGCACCTGCAAACACAACCGGAAGCAGACGTAGAATTGATTAAATACAGTAAACTGCTTATCGAAGAAAACGCTAGACAGTTCGAGTTACAATGTAAGATATTCGAAAAACTGGGAGTAAAGGAACCGAGAAAACGGTCGTTATACTTTTCATCCGCGCTCCAAGGAATCATGCTGATGATTTCTACCTATCCAAACCAGTTTCCTGTTGAAGAAGTAAAAGCCCAGATGATTCGTGAATTTTGCAACTCATCTACCGCATAA
- a CDS encoding YqeB family protein — MDTSKSLNQQKTVVGLSATTGIILYGVFGAVGLVIGYFLPRIAAWAVTLPWLPFEGLIKLINSFNGPWLTIIMAVLGLIAGLVIAYIAIKESLIITITDQEVQLKKDENTQTIALKDIDTVFFDGKQLVILGISGFELAREKNDESAIQVAKAFKKHGYPFSSEGDPFKDEYIRWVLDTPDISLAANALMRAREKALQKKEAEDIKDLRNELAKLGYIVRDEGTRQYWRRVSLR; from the coding sequence ATGGACACATCTAAATCGTTAAACCAACAAAAAACAGTCGTGGGACTCTCCGCAACAACCGGTATCATTCTGTATGGTGTATTTGGAGCAGTGGGACTTGTGATAGGTTATTTCCTTCCACGAATAGCGGCATGGGCTGTAACACTTCCTTGGCTCCCATTTGAAGGACTTATAAAACTCATCAATTCTTTTAATGGACCTTGGTTGACTATCATTATGGCAGTTCTTGGTTTAATTGCTGGCCTAGTGATTGCTTATATAGCAATTAAAGAAAGTCTCATCATAACGATTACCGATCAAGAAGTACAATTGAAAAAGGATGAGAATACGCAAACGATTGCACTAAAAGATATTGATACTGTGTTCTTTGATGGAAAACAACTTGTAATCCTCGGAATATCAGGGTTTGAACTTGCACGGGAGAAAAATGATGAATCTGCTATACAAGTAGCCAAGGCTTTCAAGAAGCACGGTTATCCCTTCTCATCAGAGGGAGACCCATTCAAAGATGAGTATATACGCTGGGTATTAGACACGCCCGATATTTCACTAGCTGCCAATGCCTTAATGAGGGCTCGAGAGAAAGCATTACAAAAGAAAGAAGCTGAAGACATAAAAGACTTACGCAACGAACTTGCAAAGTTGGGGTACATCGTACGTGACGAAGGAACACGTCAGTACTGGCGACGAGTATCTTTACGATAG